A stretch of the Notamacropus eugenii isolate mMacEug1 chromosome 2, mMacEug1.pri_v2, whole genome shotgun sequence genome encodes the following:
- the PSPH gene encoding phosphoserine phosphatase → MVSHSELREIFRSADAVCFDVDSTVIREEGIDELAKFCGVGDAVSEMTRRAMGGAVTFKAALTERLVLIQPSREQVQKLLSDHPPHLTPGIRELVSCLQQRNVQVFLISGGFRSIVEHVASKLNIPATNVFANRLKFYFNGEYAGFDESQPTAESGGKGKVIGLLKERFHFKKIVMIGDGATDMEACPPADIFIGFGGNVIRQQVKENAKWYITDFGELLRELEK, encoded by the exons ATGGTCTCCCACTCGGAGCTGAGGGAAATTTTCCGCTCTGCCGATGCTGTCTGCTTCGATGTTGACAGTACAGTCATCAGAGAAGAAGGAATTGATGAGCTGGCCAAGTTCTGCGGTGTTGGGGATGCTGTGTCAGAAAT GACCCGCAGAGCTATGGGTGGTGCAGTGACTTTCAAGGCAGCCTTAACGGAGCGATTAGTCCTGATCCAACCCTCCAGAGAACAGGTGCAGAAACTCCTCTCAGACCACCCTCCACACCTCACACCAGGGATAAG GGAGCTGGTGAGCTGCTTACAGCAGCGAAATGTCCAGGTCTTCCTCATATCTGGTGGGTTTAGGAGCATCGTAGAACACGTCGCTTCAAAGCTCAATATTCCAGCCACCAACGTCTTTGCCAATAGGTTGAAGTTCTATTTCAATG GTGAATACGCTGGTTTTGATGAGAGCCAACCAACTGCTGAGTCTGGTGGGAAAGGCAAGGTGATTGGACTTCTGAAGGAGCGgttccattttaagaaaatcgTCATGATTGGGGACGGAGCCACGGACATGGAAGCTTGCCCTCCTGCT gaTATTTTCATTGGCTTCGGGGGAAACGTGATTAGGCAACAAGTGAAGGAAAACGCCAAGTGGTATATCACTGACTTTGGGGAGCTTCTCCGAGAACTGGAAAAGTGA